The following are encoded in a window of Verrucomicrobiia bacterium genomic DNA:
- a CDS encoding efflux RND transporter periplasmic adaptor subunit produces the protein MMMINEAYAHRLRRLAAGVLMAAWLARAGAVPAATVEGITEPLHDLVISASVPGTIAKILVKEGDFMESGTAILELEKRQEELEVERRRILSESKAELTAAAAQMEMLKMDLEATRKLFETSKSVSKEQLLKKELEYKQAVAEHDKLQLAEAREKIEYEMALEQLRKRVITAPQSGYVVELMRKAGEDCKAQEPLVRLVDTRQCYFVANVEARAGAALAAGQRIKLELPAGRQSLSVTGEVAFVSPVVDPASGLLKVKVLFENPQGKIRPGVAGLMHLPEAP, from the coding sequence ATGATGATGATCAACGAAGCGTACGCCCATCGTCTGCGGCGGCTGGCGGCGGGGGTGTTGATGGCGGCCTGGCTGGCAAGGGCGGGGGCCGTCCCGGCGGCCACGGTGGAGGGGATTACCGAGCCGTTGCATGATCTGGTGATCAGCGCGTCGGTGCCGGGGACGATTGCCAAAATCCTGGTGAAGGAGGGGGATTTCATGGAGTCGGGGACGGCGATATTGGAGCTGGAGAAGCGGCAGGAGGAGCTGGAGGTGGAGCGCCGGCGGATTCTGAGCGAGAGCAAGGCGGAGCTGACGGCGGCGGCGGCGCAGATGGAGATGCTGAAGATGGATTTGGAGGCGACGCGCAAGCTGTTTGAGACGTCGAAGTCGGTGAGCAAGGAGCAGTTGTTGAAGAAGGAGCTGGAGTACAAGCAGGCGGTGGCGGAGCATGACAAACTGCAACTGGCCGAGGCGCGGGAGAAGATCGAGTACGAGATGGCGCTGGAGCAGTTGCGGAAGCGGGTGATCACGGCGCCGCAGAGCGGGTATGTGGTGGAGCTGATGCGGAAGGCGGGGGAGGATTGCAAGGCGCAGGAGCCGCTGGTGCGGCTGGTGGACACGCGGCAGTGTTATTTTGTGGCGAATGTGGAGGCGCGGGCGGGGGCGGCGCTGGCGGCGGGCCAGCGGATCAAGCTGGAGCTGCCGGCGGGGCGGCAGAGTCTGAGCGTGACGGGGGAGGTGGCGTTTGTGTCGCCGGTGGTGGATCCGGCCAGCGGGCTGCTCAAGGTCAAGGTGTTGTTTGAGAATCCCCAAGGCAAAATTCGTCCGGGGGTGGCCGGGCTGATGCATCTCCCGGAGGCTCCATGA